The Pocillopora verrucosa isolate sample1 chromosome 2, ASM3666991v2, whole genome shotgun sequence genome has a segment encoding these proteins:
- the LOC131790523 gene encoding lipopolysaccharide-induced tumor necrosis factor-alpha factor homolog isoform X1 has protein sequence MHSPSPASVSESSVQIPVASQRNLASKADSDGENPPDIPQLHNSSFIIDDREDFKDESLYTFCGSCKNHVMTMVTYKAGKLTLLFAVALCFLGCFGGCCLVPFLWKRFQDVEHLCPNCQLKLGKYRRKTKNICCKK, from the exons ATGCACTCGCCAAGTCCTGCCTCAGTAAGTGAGTCAAGTGTCCAAATACCAG TAGCATCTCAACGAAACTTGGCCAGCAAGGCCGATAGTGATGGAGAAAATCCCCCGGACATTCCACAACTCCACAACTCATCTTTCATCATCGATGATCGCGAAGATTTCAAAGATGAGTCGCTCTACACCTTCTGTGGCTCTTGCAAGAATCACGTGATGACCATGGTGACGTATAAGGCTGGTAAGTTGACTTTACTCTTTGCAGTGGCTCTGTGCTTTCTGGGATGCTTTGGAGGTTGCTGTCTCGTACCGTTTCTATGGAAACGTTTCCAAGATGTGGAGCACTTGTGTCCGAACTGCCAACTGAAATTAGGAAAATAtcgaagaaagacaaaaaatatctgCTGCAAG aaatag
- the LOC131790592 gene encoding uncharacterized protein, which translates to MEQGDMTVQCSNSNGTARNITIRDGVEEQNNATIRPVIDSKNPFDGRTTRFTDDLWTFVSVITYVADVGSDLLVCVKYYKEKNFWWFSLTLGFVLVASFAMQLFSAKWLLEDGKRKQCFTYLLHVFHLGPVVRYWKVLKSGWKARQKNATILEFAAFLGEWRDISMLRLLQAFLESAPQLILQLYILLKRPRLQENFELFIAATAACSLISLVWAILAYSKSLRDFRTQGYILSAAGLLFQVLWRFSTVTSRVVAMVLFASYFKQWLFVAVGAHWLMMTMWLICQRTRFCTDEDGTEHPFREKLFSAAIGFMYIFCFFNTREGMTRKRIILFYSIMLVENSLFVSMWFPHRTFRGTMAVTALGAVWGGFVFGLISMILYYRFYHPSLPIQGIFIQKRTFDVEGQVTHSWFCCFCCRIRKSTKTSTGEDRDAAEGLIRNVNRSVNHHAACQELSPPQSQDGSHITGNPRRFMSGLDSNQVLVHSTPIRPLGTCSSYANHPLVTSRVPRILVTGATPEVMSPRDSVSNSSLVTLKEIEMETLDNLGQRPDLPVSNSDLSSTIAGETEKVNPSAGKKNCSARRELGFHDDVTCTSPKSPTAGEIISWYHPVPTCEASSDAEEDRAEKINYGSLSFGNRYSLVSSDCISLSSESSQSSVDSIMFADEGPGSSGVHMKKMLSPELTPRPADEGIFSDERDSPSKSITIEDADIMSEASTPQNPNVNNQFPVLVEDSQADTFKRVQSRERTNEWILSSSKPIDDSYNLVELLMDAPSSPSNKLKSRTRETGNILSSKERECTENKPDCTGEGSGSERLDGHESESTDASSDSFNFRNRHRSCDEIETGTNYALFSPDDINKRHTFDFSQLSKGPRSPRRRRDRKYRRSKRKEFDNFVVTSLKPGKYGSLRRSMERLARIQEDIEETFLLNAEAALNSCIPEVEALSSPMEDAVNLYTKTTNETNIAEKAVCSAHDSNPRRSDLLENAASLSARENFKRRKRLKRFLSKELVPGKFSSVRHSSESLQSVERFDRFQKNGDADEGLSSTVSADYLACTRHVSGKSQRVNGGGWRKEFQSQTVSLPDVLLSTGRKIEPEVIKKRNPENSRVKNTLDGIVIKNLEISKHHTGSVHNKRHTYDFTDNCAAQTEVQERLFSVENDRRAPEVRHKCQRRCQSEVLIGARNSSVYV; encoded by the exons ATGGAGCAGGGAGACATGACAGTACAATGTTCCAACAGCAATGGAACAGCGAGAAACATAACAATCCGAGACGGAGTCGAAGAACAAAACAATGCGACTATACGGCCGGTAATTGACTCCAAAAATCCTTTTGATGGACGTACAACACGCTTCACAGACGACCTGTGGACTTTCGTGTCAGTGATAACATACGTTGCAGACGTCGGAAGCGATTTACTTGTGTGTGTCAAgtattacaaggaaaaaaatttctggtgGTTTAGTCTTACGCTAGGATTCGTACTTGTCGCGTCATTTGCAATGCAATTGTTCTCTGCTAAGTGGCTTTTGGAAGATGGCAAACGAAAGCAATGTTTCACTTATTTATTACATGTGTTTCATCTGGGACCAGTCGTGAG GTATTGGAAGGTTCTCAAGAGTGGCTGGAAAGCGCGTCAAAAGAATGCTACTATTCTCGAATTCGCAGCGTTTCTTGGAGAATGGCGTGACATAAGCATGCTGAGACTTCTTCAAGCTTTTCTAGAATCTGCCCCTCAACTTATTCTTCAACTCTACATTTTACTGAAACGACCACGCCttcaagaaaactttgaactttttatCGCTGCTACTGCAGCTTGTTCATTGATATCGTTGGTGTGGGCCATTCTCGCTTACAGTAAATCGTTAAGAGACTTTAGAACACAAGGTTATATCCTGTCAGCAGCAGGTTTGTTATTCCAAGTACTGTGGCGGTTCTCTACGGTGACATCTCGTGTGGTTGCCATGGTTCTTTTTGCATCGTACTTCAAACAATGGCTGTTTGTTGCGGTGGGCGCACATTGGCTAATGATGACAATGTGGTTGATCTGTCAGCGGACTCGCTTTTGTACAGACGAAGACGGAACAGAGCACCCTTTCAGGGAGAAACTGTTTAGTGCGGCTATTGGCTTTATGTACATCTTTTGCTTCTTCAACACGAGAGAAGGCATGACTAGGAAgcgtattattttgttttactccatTATGTTGGTAGAGAACTCTCTGTTCGTGTCTATGTGGTTTCCCCACAGAACCTTTCGCGGAACAATGGCTGTAACAGCGTTAGGGGCAGTGTGGGGCGGATTTGTATTTGGTTTGATTAGCATGATTTTATATTATCGATTCTACCATCCAAGTTTACCAATTCAAGGAATATTTATACAAAAGAGAACTTTCGATGTTGAAGGACAAGTGACTCATTCgtggttttgttgtttttgttgtcgaATAAGGAAATCCACGAAGACGAGTACTGGAGAAGATCGTGATGCGGCCGAGGGTTTAATACGAAACGTAAATCGCAGTGTAAACCATCATGCTGCTTGTCAAGAACTATCGCCTCCTCAGTCTCAAGATGGCTCGCATATCACAGGAAACCCACGTCGGTTCATGTCGGGTTTAGACTCTAATCAGGTCCTTGTTCACAGTACACCCATACGACCATTAGGCACGTGCAGTTCGTACGCCAATCATCCACTGGTTACAAGCCGCGTGCCGAGAATCCTGGTTACGGGAGCGACCCCTGAAGTGATGAGTCCGAGAGATTCTGTTTCAAACTCTTCTCTTGTCACTCtgaaggaaattgaaatggaaacGCTCGATAATCTCGGGCAGCGTCCAGATCTTCCCGTGAGCAACAGTGACCTTTCCTCTACTATTGCTGGAGAGACAGAAAAAGTAAATCCTAGTGCAGGTAAGAAAAACTGCTCTGCTAGACGAGAGCTTGGTTTCCATGACGACGTAACCTGCACCTCACCAAAAAGTCCGACCGCCGGAGAGATTATCAGCTGGTATCATCCTGTCCCAACCTGCGAGGCTTCCTCCGATGCCGAAGAAGACAGGGCTGAAAAGATTAACTATGGCTCGTTGAGTTTTGGTAATCGATACAGTCTCGTGTCGTCCGACTGTATTTCGTTGTCATCCGAAAGTTCACAAAGTTCGGTAGATAGCATAATGTTTGCGGATGAGGGACCGGGCAGTTCTGGAGTGCATATGAAGAAGATGCTCTCGCCTGAACTCACACCGAGACCAGCAGACGAAGGAATTTTTTCCGATGAGCGGGACTCGCCTTCAAAATCGATCACTATTGAAGACGCTGACATCATGTCTGAAGCTTCTACACCACAGAACCCCAACGTTAATAATCAATTTCCTGTTTTGGTCGAAGACAGCCAAGCAGATACATTCAAAAGAGTCCAGTCCCGAGAAAGAACGAATGAATGGATTTTGTCTTCTTCTAAACCGATTGATGACTCTTACAACTTGGTTGAGTTGTTAATGGACGCTCCATCATCACCATCGAATAAACTGAAAAGCAGAACCAGAGAAACAGGGAACATTTTGTCATCTAAGGAAAGAGAATGCACTGAAAATAAACCTGACTGTACTGGGGAAGGATCTGGGTCTGAGAGACTGGATGGACACGAAAGTGAGTCAACCGACGCAAGTAGCGACAGTTTTAACTTTAGAAATCGTCATCGTTCGTGCGATGAGATTGAGACTGGAACGAATTATGCCCTCTTCTCCCCGGATGACATCAATAAGCGGCATACCTTTGACTTTTCGCAGTTATCGAAAGGCCCGAGGTCTCCACGGCGAAGACGAGACAGGAAATATCGTCGCTCAAAGAGGAAGGAGTTTGATAACTTTGTTGTGACTTCTCTGAAGCCAGGAAAATACGGTTCACTTCGGCGATCAATGGAGCGTCTGGCTAGAATACAAGAGGACATAGAAGAAACTTTTCTATTGAATGCCGAAGCCGCTTTGAATTCCTGTATTCCTGAAGTCGAGGCACTCTCTTCGCCCATGGAAGACGCAGTGAATTTATACACGAAAACTACAAATGAAACTAATATAGCAGAAAAAGCCGTGTGCAGTGCGCATGATTCAAACCCACGTAGGAGTGATCTGCTAGAAAACGCAGCCTCATTGTCTGCCAGAGAAAACTTTAAGAGGCGAAAGCGCTTGAAAAGATTCCTCTCTAAAGAATTAGTTCCTGGGAAATTCTCTTCAGTGAGACATTCCAGCGAAAGTTTGCAATCAGTAGAACGATTTGATAGATTCCAAAAAAATGGCGATGCTGACGAAGGGCTGTCATCCACTGTGTCCGCTGATTATTTGGCCTGCACTCGTCATGTTAGTGGTAAAAGTCAAAGAGTAAACGGTGGAGGTTGGAGGAAAGAATTTCAGAGCCAAACGGTCAGTCTGCCTGATGTACTTCTTTCCACTGGAAGGAAAATTGAACCCGAAGTTATTAAGAAACGAAATCCCGAGAATAGTCGGGTAAAGAATACTCTGGATGGTATTGTTATTAAGAACTTAGAGATCAGTAAGCATCACACGGGCTCGGTTCACAACAAAAGACATACTTATGATTTCACTGACAACTGTGCTGCTCAGACGGAGGTACAGGAAAGGTTGTTTAGCGTAGAGAATGACAGAAGGGCACCGGAAGTACGTCACAAGTGCCAGCGTAGGTGTCAGTCAGAGGTTTTGATTGGCGCGAGAAACTCTTCTGTTTATGTATAA
- the LOC131790523 gene encoding uncharacterized protein isoform X3, with translation MHSPSPASVSESSVQIPVASQRNLASKADSDGENPPDIPQLHNSSFIIDDREDFKDESLYTFCGSCKNHVMTMVTYKAEIEANQVKN, from the exons ATGCACTCGCCAAGTCCTGCCTCAGTAAGTGAGTCAAGTGTCCAAATACCAG TAGCATCTCAACGAAACTTGGCCAGCAAGGCCGATAGTGATGGAGAAAATCCCCCGGACATTCCACAACTCCACAACTCATCTTTCATCATCGATGATCGCGAAGATTTCAAAGATGAGTCGCTCTACACCTTCTGTGGCTCTTGCAAGAATCACGTGATGACCATGGTGACGTATAAGGCTG aaatagaagCAAATCAAGTGAAGAACTAG
- the LOC131790523 gene encoding lipopolysaccharide-induced tumor necrosis factor-alpha factor homolog isoform X2 produces the protein MHSPSPASVSESSVQIPASQRNLASKADSDGENPPDIPQLHNSSFIIDDREDFKDESLYTFCGSCKNHVMTMVTYKAGKLTLLFAVALCFLGCFGGCCLVPFLWKRFQDVEHLCPNCQLKLGKYRRKTKNICCKK, from the exons ATGCACTCGCCAAGTCCTGCCTCAGTAAGTGAGTCAAGTGTCCAAATACCAG CATCTCAACGAAACTTGGCCAGCAAGGCCGATAGTGATGGAGAAAATCCCCCGGACATTCCACAACTCCACAACTCATCTTTCATCATCGATGATCGCGAAGATTTCAAAGATGAGTCGCTCTACACCTTCTGTGGCTCTTGCAAGAATCACGTGATGACCATGGTGACGTATAAGGCTGGTAAGTTGACTTTACTCTTTGCAGTGGCTCTGTGCTTTCTGGGATGCTTTGGAGGTTGCTGTCTCGTACCGTTTCTATGGAAACGTTTCCAAGATGTGGAGCACTTGTGTCCGAACTGCCAACTGAAATTAGGAAAATAtcgaagaaagacaaaaaatatctgCTGCAAG aaatag
- the LOC131790699 gene encoding XK-related protein 6, translating into MRGPDVTGMATGIISGRNIEGTDDVDGILISNGIINRDETDLAASRVNRRSYVHLESERVHIIWDLFAIASILTFIADIISDLVVSVHYFLDGKYLWFALTLGFVILSSVVMQIFSAKWFHEDGEYLNWCTYLLHFFQLGPIVRYWRVIKAGWHTRQQNSADTVNVYKVYLAEWRDISMLRLFECFLESAPQLVLQLFIMAYNKRFDAESDWLTVFAAGSSLLSLAWAIVAYTKALRDFLGQGESHSWVGFFLQIIWRMCMVASRVVALVLFASYYTIWLFVVVAVHWLMMTTWLIFQKTRFCVDDEGTRHLCREYLFDAVIGFVYIFCFFNIREGMTRIRAIPYYVIMLGENTVFVVMWYPFRTLYGDIEIAALSIVWGAFGIGLLCMVSYYSFYHPSLPMKGICVKKTELNLQEHQRMTVCWCCFCEITTRQSAVEENNDKCKLTIKQRSYHTSRSTTAAPPYRSLPVDVDILPRISREVHPPIYQNHQELRNGGITGMQGMYAKSSWL; encoded by the exons ATGCGAGGTCCAGATGTCACTGGAATGGCAACCGGGATTATATCTGGGCGAAATATAGAAGGGACTGATGATGTAGATGGGATTTTAATCTCTAATGGAATCATAAATAGAGATGAAACGGATCTTGCTGCTTCGAGGGTCAATCGCCGTAGCTATGTTCATCTGGAATCGGAAAGAGTTCATATCATTTGGGATCTTTTCGCTATAGCATCCATCTTAACATTCATTGCCGACATTATCTCCGATCTGGTAGTTTCCGTACATTATTTCCTTGATGGGAAATATCTTTGGTTTGCCTTAACTTTAGgttttgtaattttatcttcTGTGgtaatgcaaatattttctGCCAAATGGTTTCACGAAGATGGCGAATACCTGAATTGGTGTACATActtgcttcatttttttcaacttggTCCGATTGTCAG ATACTGGCGTGTCATTAAAGCTGGATGGCATACCCGTCAGCAAAACTCAGCTGATACAGTCAATGTCTATAAAGTTTACTTGGCAGAATGGAGAGACATCAGCATGTTAAGACTGTTTGAGTGTTTTTTAGAATCTGCACCACAGTTAGTTCTTCAACTTTTTATCATGGCTTATAACAAGCGATTTGATGCTGAGAGTGACTGGTTGACAGTATTTGCTGCTGGAAGCTCCTTGTTATCTCTTGCATGGGCAATTGTGGCATATACTAAAGCTCTTAGAGACTTCTTAGGTCAAGGAGAAAGCCATTCATGGGTTggattttttcttcaaattataTGGCGTATGTGTATGGTAGCATCTAGAGTTGTAGCACTTGTGTTGTTTGCCTCATACTATACCATTTGGCTGTTTGTGGTTGTAGCAGTTCACTGGCTTATGATGACAACTTGGCTTATTTTCCAGAAAACGCGATTTTGTGTTGATGATGAAGGTACACGCCATCTATGTCGAGAGTATTTGTTTGATGCTGTTATTGGATTTGTgtatatcttttgttttttcaacatcAGAGAGGGTATGACTCGTATTCGAGCAATTCCTTACTATGTCATTATGTTGGGAGAGAACACTGTTTTTGTAGTGATGTGGTATCCATTTAGAACACTTTATGGAGACATTGAGATTGCTGCACTTAGTATTGTGTGGGGTGCATTTGGAATAGGACTCCTGTGTATGGTTTCTTACTATTCTTTTTACCATCCAAGTCTTCCTATGAAGGGCATTTGTGTGAAGAAGACTGAACTGAATTTGCAAGAGCATCAACGCATGACAGTTTGTTGGTGCTGCTTCTGTGAGATCACAACCAGGCAATCTGCTGTGgaagaaaataatgataaatgcaAACTAACCATTAAACAGAGATCTTATCACACTTCAAGAAGCACAACAGCTGCTCCTCCATATCGAAGCTTACCAGTTGATGTAGATATTTTACCTCGTATATCAAGAGAAGTTCATCCACCAATTTATCAAAATCATCAAGAACTAAGAAATGGTGGGATTACAGGAATGCAGGGAATGTATGCAAAATCCTCATGGTTGTAA